In Debaryomyces hansenii CBS767 chromosome A complete sequence, a genomic segment contains:
- a CDS encoding DEHA2D16940p (similar to uniprot|P50944 Saccharomyces cerevisiae YNL101W AVT4 Vacuolar transporter exports large neutral amino acids from the vacuole) translates to MSKKGSIESSNTQTMDATEPGTLTHSASENSYHSNSSNDRSYQEQISNINSQNANLKTINKHLVNQEDTLKLQGGDVARHLYSQLENVSSKELTNSKRRTRSSSFSNFLSQSRRQSTASDINIPGGFRREFLINKSLQENTEPPNFLTRNFVEFLSIYGRFAGENFDDDDNEEQYEETFDEESLLLPNERRTPPTRRPRPEKKGAANVPKTFFLVFKALVGSGILFLPKAFSNGGLLFSAIMLLCFGILTFLCYIILIRSKRILNKSSFGELGFKTHGKPLRICILISILISQIGFVATYILFTAENLISFIENYLHFSANYVSTRNIVIVQCILLIPLVLIRNLAKLSIISLISSVFIVIGLIIIFYFSIMKISVEGVGDNIVYFNSSNWSMLIGVAVTSFEGIGLILPIESSMAQPEKFPMVLSISMCVITTLFMSIGVLGYSTFGDQVKSIIILNLPQGKLSVQFISLLYSLAVFLTAPLQLFPVTKILESLIFNSYLFNDNTTTARKKDDEGKLYHFSGKYSTSIKWSKNLIRAILISSICIIAYLNANNIDKFISFNGCFACIPLVYIYPPLIHLKTYKFDRQNDWKGKFFKIFDYILIIVGIVAVIYTTYQILFLI, encoded by the coding sequence ATGAGCAAAAAAGGAAGTATCGAGTCATCGAATACACAGACAATGGATGCTACAGAGCCAGGAACATTAACACACAGTGCGTCCGAAAATTCGTATCATTCGAACTCTTCAAACGATAGAAGTTATCAGGAGCAAATCTCGAATATCAATTCCCAGAATGCTAATTTGAAAACCATAAATAAGCATTTAGTGAACCAAGAAGACACTTTAAAATTACAAGGAGGAGATGTAGCTCGACATCTATACCTGCAGCTAGAAAATGTTAGCAGCAAGGAGTTGACGAACCTGAAGAGGAGAACGAGATCATCTTCGTTTTCGAACTTCTTAAGTCAGTCTAGAAGACAATCCACCGCCAGTGACATAAATATTCCAGGGGGATTCAGAAGAGAGTTTTTGATAAACAAGTCGTTGCAGGAAAATACGGAGCCCCCCAATTTCTTGACTCGAAATTTTGTTGAGTTTTTGAGCATATATGGTCGTTTTGCGGGGGAgaattttgatgatgatgataatgaagaacaatACGAGGAAACGTTTGATGAAGAGTCTTTATTACTACCCAATGAACGTAGGACTCCTCCTACTCGTAGACCTAGACCAGAAAAGAAGGGTGCAGCCAATGTTCCCAAAACGTTTTTCTTAGTTTTTAAGGCGTTAGTGGGTTCGGGCATATTGTTTTTACCTAAAGCTTTCTCTAATGGAGGTCTTTTGTTTTCTGCTATAATGTTGTTATGCTTTGGTATATTGACATTTCTttgttatattattttaattcGTTCtaaaagaatattaaacAAATCGTCATTCGGTGAATTAGGGTTTAAGACTCATGGAAAACCATTAAGAATTTGTATTCTAATATCTATATTGATTTCCCAAATAGGATTTGTGGCTACATATATCTTATTTACAGCAgaaaatttgatttcttttatCGAAAACTACTTACACTTTTCTGCCAACTATGTGAGTACACGGAATATTGTCATAGTCCaatgtattttattaatacctTTGGTACTCATTAGGAATCTAGCCAAGTTATCtataatttctttgatatcGTCGGtttttattgttattgggttaataattatattctatttttcaattatgAAGATTTCTGTTGAAGGTGTGGGTGATAATATAGTCTATTTTAATTCTAGTAACTGGTCAATGTTAATCGGGGTTGCCGTTACTTCATTTGAAGGTATTGGATTGATTTTACCGATTGAATCTTCGATGGCTCAACCAGAGAAATTCCCTATGGTTTTATCGATCAGTATGTGCGTTATAACGACATTATTCATGTCAATTGGTGTTCTTGGATATTCGACTTTTGGTGATCAAGTAAAGTcaatcattattttgaatttaccaCAGGGTAAGTTATCAGTCCAATTCATATCATTACTTTACTCGTTAGCGGTATTCTTAACAGCTCCCCTCCAGTTGTTTCCAGTAACTAAGATTTTAGAATCcttaattttcaattcgtacttattcaatgataataCTACAACTGCCCGTAAGAAGGATGATGAAGGTAAATTATATCACTTTTCAGGCAAATATAGTACGTCAATTAAGTGGTCCAAGAATTTAATTAGAGCAATATTAATTAGCTCGATATGCATAATTGCATATTtgaatgcaaataatattgataaattcatttcCTTCAACGGGTGTTTTGCATGTATTCCACTCGTATATATCTACCCACCcttaattcatttgaaaacttataaatttgatagaCAAAATGATTGGAAAGgtaaattttttaaaatatttgattatattttaataattgttGGGATAGTTGCAGTAATTTATACaacttatcaaattttattcttaaTTTAG
- a CDS encoding DEHA2D16962p (weakly similar to uniprot|P43634 Saccharomyces cerevisiae YLR098C CHA4 Zinc-finger protein with Zn[2]-Cys[6] fungal-type binuclear cluster domain), which produces MSSLPKKRKQEANNKGTDSNTNPRLLSCQRCRTRKIKCNFEYPCSNCTKVGADCIKTVNDMRKKRPPANYVSNLEKQIENITDFFEKFKKLDSIEAKQKLIDSTDLNDFINKDYQDYNTSSSEIENYAYHSTKHDIKNSSMSVYGPTSVYDNDLITRNSKAPSKREEPSINNFNKDPSILHCLKLFFTWQYPDHNMFIFREAFLIDFFDPKPDSLYCSRNLVLSICALGSRMSDDDKIYSRSIEFYNEARISLLSQLDHPSITSLQSFLLLAFYDICDGSNSSGWMLSGNAMRMGFDLGFQLNPEVWFLKSHDDLSPLDVAIRSRIYWGSYMADHFISLLLGRPSLLKISDASIPETDDLPDLEWIDDYRYLDPNCEAKKDTQISNPLKNVIKLINISDSMLNDIFTRSEDDHDKNNDDLNLLSRMKKLSEYNMHIMKWKESLPEDLAWDKNFLQETADNPTLSCIRYYYYILILCLNRPFVGISKSAVEEHHLSPATICTNAIEDLYVAIRRFKETHGLRRASIFMVYCSILSISVILLTNTSKQLVNKKQERLQFFMSVLHGCSRTWKLAEKSYKLIKIKLQYSHSNESDLKKEENHTGSSNTNNEDTENVFNSKYPNISNNEQQENGREPFQLPRPLESNSQIRSSTTNFKRPPSIPSPGQEYIEHRSFSPNEPATSLVNPRPSLHAISSTDKNDHAYDKTIANANTELLFDESLEFFGGPPVLMTSDLFNEDWESLFPDYIFNPKN; this is translated from the coding sequence ATGTCTTCACTACCTAAAAAAAGGAAACAGGAGGCGAATAACAAAGGAACAGACAGCAATACAAACCCACGATTATTGTCTTGTCAGAGATGCCGCACTAGAAAGATTAAATGCAACTTTGAATATCCATGTTCAAATTGTACAAAAGTTGGTGCTGATTGTATCAAGACTGTTAACGACATGAGAAAAAAGAGACCGCCAGCTAATTATGTTTCTaatcttgaaaaacaaATAGAGAATATAACGGATTTTTTCGAAAAGTTTAAAAAACTTGACTCAATAGAagcaaaacaaaaattaatcGATTCTACAGATCTAAACGATTTCATTAACAAGGATTACCAGGATTATAATACTAGCTCCTCAGAAATTGAGAATTATGCATACCACTCGACAAAACATGATATAAAAAATTCTAGTATGTCGGTTTATGGACCTACAAGTGTTTACGATAATGACTTGATAACCAGGAATTCAAAAGCACCATCAAAGCGAGAAGAGCCATCTATAAATAACTTTAATAAAGATCCCAGTATATTGCATTGTTTAAAGTTATTCTTTACTTGGCAATATCCTGACCATAACATGTTCATATTTAGAGAAGCCTTCttgattgatttttttgatcCCAAACCAGACAGTTTATATTGCTCACGGAATTTAGTATTGAGCATTTGCGCTTTAGGATCAAGAATgtctgatgatgataaaatatactcGAGATCCATTGAGTTTTATAATGAGGCAAGAATTTCCCTTTTATCACAGTTGGACCACCCATCCATTACGTCATTACAGAGTTTCTTATTGCTTGCATTTTATGATATTTGTGATGGttcaaattcttctggATGGATGCTTAGTGGTAATGCTATGAGAATGGGCTTTGATCTTggttttcaattaaatccAGAGGTATGGTTTTTAAAGTCTCATGATGATCTAAGCCCATTAGATGTGGCTATTAGAAGCAGAATTTACTGGGGGAGTTATATGGCGGATCATTTTATAAGCTTATTATTAGGTAGaccttcattattgaagatatctGATGCTTCTATACCTGAAACTGATGATTTACCTGATTTAGAATGGATAGATGACTACAGATATCTTGACCCTAATTGCGAGGCTAAGAAAGATACTCAAATATCAAATCCATTAAAAAACgtaattaaattaatcaatatttCAGATAGTATGttgaatgatatatttACTAGATCAGAGGATGATCACGATAAAAACAAcgatgatttaaatttattgtcCAGAATGAAAAAGCTTTCTGAATATAATATgcatataatgaaatgGAAAGAATCATTGCCCGAAGACTTGGCTTGGGACAAGAACTTCTTACAGGAAACAGCTGATAATCCAACCCTTCTGTGCATCAGGTATTACTACTATATCCTTATATTGTGTCTTAATAGACCTTTTGTTGGTATTTCCAAATCTGCTGTAGAGGAGCATCATTTGTCACCGGCAACTATTTGTACTAATGCAATTGAAGACTTATATGTTGCTATACGTCGGTTTAAAGAGACTCATGGGTTAAGAAGAGCTTCAATATTCATGGTTTATTGTTCTATTCTTTCTATTTCAGTAATTTTACTTACTAATACGAGTAAACAGTTAGTGAACAAAAAGCAGGAAAGATTGCAGTTCTTTATGAGCGTATTACATGGTTGTTCTCGGACCTGGAAGTTAGCAGAAAAATCTtacaaattgattaaaataaaattgcAATACAGTCATAGTAACGAGAGcgatttgaagaaagagGAGAATCATACTGGTTCTCTGAATACTAATAACGAGGATACCGAGAACGttttcaattccaaatatccaaatatttcaaataacgAACAACAGGAAAACGGCCGGGAACCTTTTCAATTACCACGACCGCTTGAAAGTAATTCGCAAATTCGATCTTCCACAACAAACTTTAAGAGGCCTCCATCGATACCGCTGCCAGGCCAGGAGTATATTGAACACCGTAGTTTTTCACCGAATGAGCCTGCTACGTCATTAGTCAATCCAAGACCATCACTACACGCAATTTCTAGTACAGATAAAAATGACCATGCTTATGATAAGACGATAGCAAATGCAAATACCGAATTGTTATTCGATGAAAGTTTAGAATTTTTTGGTGGTCCTCCAGTATTAATGACATCagatttattcaatgaagatTGGGAATCGTTATTCCctgattatatttttaatccAAAAAATTAG
- a CDS encoding DEHA2D16984p (similar to uniprot|P06169 Saccharomyces cerevisiae YLR044C PDC1 Major of three pyruvate decarboxylase isozymes key enzyme in alcoholic fermentation decarboxylates pyruvate to acetaldehyde) yields MSQNKEETISLGTYLFERIHQLKVQSIFGVPGDFNLTLLDKIDEVKNLTWRGNANELNAAYAADGYSRVRSTESSANGFACLVTTFGVGELSALNGIAGSYAEHVGLLHVVGIPATSAQDKQLLLHHTLGNGDFTVFRRMSSSITQTTGMVADAASGPQEIDRVIREAYINQRPSYLAFPTNMVELEVPKSALDTPIDLSIPDNDPETENEVLDRVTELISNSKNPIILVDACCARHGATGEARKLIDLTKFKFAVTPMAKGAKYIDEDHDRFAGVYVGTLSYPSVKEQVESSDLILSLGAMLSDFNTGSFSYSYQTKNVVEFHSDYTKIRSANYPNVRMKHVLQKLLESNKLKEAASKYEPVKVEKDPFPEEKRDESSKITQQWLWSKLSGWLRENDIVITETGTSSFGIIQTQFPKNTLGISQILWGSIGYTVGATCGAVMAAEEIDPNRRVILFVGDGSLQLTVQEISSMIKNKTKPYIFVLNNNGYTIEKLIHGETADYNSIQPWDHLKLLETFKAEDYESIRVSTVKELSDLFSDHKFAKNDKIRLIELMFDTMDSPQNLIEQARITAQTNSN; encoded by the coding sequence ATGCTGCAAAATAAGGAGGAAACAATTAGTTTAGGtacatatttatttgaaagaatccatcaattgaaagttcaatcaatttttgGTGTTCCAGGAGACTTTAATCTTACATTGttagataaaattgatgaagtgAAGAATTTGACATGGAGAGGTAATGCAAACGAATTGAATGCCGCATATGCTGCAGATGGGTATAGTAGAGTTAGAAGTACTGAATCTTCGGCAAATGGATTTGCATGTCTTGTGACAACTTTTGGGGTTGGTGAATTATCTGCTTTGAATGGTATTGCCGGATCGTATGCTGAACATGTGGGATTGTTACACGTTGTTGGTATCCCAGCAACCTCTGCTCAAGACAAGCAATTGTTACTACACCATACATTGGGTAATGGTGACTTCACTGTTTTCAGACGTATGTCTTCCTCCATTACGCAAACTACCGGAATGGTAGCGGATGCGGCTAGTGGTCCGCAAGAAATAGACCGTGTTATCAGGGAAGCTTATATTAATCAAAGACCATCATATTTAGCTTTCCCAACCAACATGGTTGAATTAGAGGTTCCAAAGTCAGCTTTGGACACACCTATTGATTTGTCAATTCCTGATAATGACCCTGAAACGGAAAACGAAGTGCTTGACAGAGTCACGGAAttaatttctaattctaaGAATCCTATTATTTTGGTCGATGCTTGCTGTGCAAGACACGGTGCTACTGGTGAGGCAAGGAAGTTAATTGATCTCACTAAATTTAAGTTTGCAGTAACGCCAATGGCTAAAGGAGCTAAgtatattgatgaagatcaTGATAGATTCGCTGGTGTTTACGTAGGTACGTTATCTTATCCTTCTGTTAAAGAGCAAGTTGAATCTTCcgatttaattttatccTTAGGTGCTATGCTTAGTGACTTCAATACTGGTTCTTTCTCATACTCTTATCAAACAAAGAATGTTGTTGAATTTCATTCAGATTATACTAAGATTAGATCTGCGAATTATCCAAATGTGAGAATGAAGCATGTATTGCAGAAACTTTtagaatcaaataaattgaaagaagcAGCAAGCAAATATGAGCCTGTTAAAGTTGAGAAGGACCCATTTCCTGAAGAGAAGAGGGATGAACTGTCTAAAATTACTCAACAATGGTTATGGAGTAAATTGTCTGGTTGGTTAAGAGAAAATGATATAGTTATTACCGAAACTGGTACTTCATCGTTTGGTATTATCCAAACGcaatttccaaaaaataCCTTGGGTATTTCTCAAATATTATGGGGCTCAATTGGATACACTGTCGGAGCAACATGTGGTGCTGTTATGGCAGCTGAAGAGATTGACCCTAATAGAAGAGTCATATTATTTGTCGGTGATGGTTCGTTGCAATTGACTGTTCAAGAGATTTCATCAATGATTAAGAATAAAACCAAGCCATACATTTTcgttttaaataataatggttACACTatcgaaaaattaattcatgGTGAAACTGCTGATTATAATAGTATTCAACCCTGGGACCATTTGAAACTCTTGGAAACCTTCAAAGCTGAGGACTACGAATCTATAAGAGTCTCCACTGTTAAAGAACTTCTGGACCTTTTCAGTGACCATAAATTTGCGAAGAATGACAAGATAAGATTGATAGAACTTATGTTTGATACAATGGATTCTCCTCAAAACTTAATTGAGCAAGCTAGAATTACAGCTCAAACCAACtcaaattga
- a CDS encoding DEHA2D17028p (similar to uniprot|P40351 Saccharomyces cerevisiae YOR067C ALG8 adds glucose to the dolichol-linked oligosaccharide precursor prior to transfer to protein), protein MSKKSFVKGPSGLPKELNNDKQWNYSLVNIWVASLALKLLLSVGYHSTDFDVHRNWLAITYNLPISKWYIENTSQWTLDYPPFFAYFEWVLASFVPDFVKRDGCLKIVEKGLYSLPTVLFQRLSVIVSEVVLFVSLQWYINSSKTHTEAKRAFVVASSLVLSPGLLIIDHIHFQYNGMLYGILVLMINSARLKKYLMCGFWFSILICFKHIYLYLAPAVFIFLLRAYCLNLNFGKTKSSNILKIVRWKNLFKLSSIVIAVFSIAFGPFIYYEVMPQLIERLFPFNRGLTHAYWAPNVWAIYSAIDRLLIQIYYRIPISRPILLKIFKFNPQYLWDTKLVNKTTRGLIGDVEFLILPTITSQLTFFLTLFYQVMALIPLFLQPTFRRFMGSLTLCGFASFLFGWHVHEKAVLVVIFPMTFLVSRDRDLLGPFNLLVSCAYISLFPLIFTCDEWLIKITYMLLWYIVYYFSLKKVVRLPKTNGGYGKVILDRVNNGYILGLVPVITIVSLIDLFEHKFEILRKLQFMKLLIISVYCGIGIISSWNGFSWLYFVDESIWTDE, encoded by the coding sequence ATGAGTAAAAAATCTTTTGTTAAAGGGCCTTCTGGTTTGCCGAAGGAACTTAACAATGATAAGCAAtggaattattcattaGTAAATATATGGGTGGCTTCGCTTGCTCTTAAGTTGTTATTATCAGTTGGCTATCATTCGACAGACTTCGATGTACATAGGAATTGGTTAGCCATAACGTACAATTTACCAATATCTAAGTGGTATATTGAAAACACTTCTCAATGGACATTGGACTACCCACCTTTTTTTGCATATTTCGAGTGGGTATTGGCCAGCTTCGTGCCTGATTTCGTTAAAAGAGATGGATGTTTAAAGATAGTTGAAAAGGGGTTATATAGTTTACCAACAgttttatttcaaagattatCAGTGATTGTGAGTGAGGTTGTTTTATTCGTTTCATTGCAATGGTATATTAATTCCTCGAAGACGCACACTGAAGCTAAAAGAGCTTTCGTTGTTGCGTCAAGTCTCGTATTATCTCCAGGGTTATTAATTATTGATCACATTCATTTCCAATATAATGGTATGTTATACGGAATACTTGtgttgatgataaattcaGCACGGTTGAAGAAATACTTGATGTGTGGATTTTggttttcaatattaatctGTTTTAAGCACATCTACTTATATTTAGCTCCGGCagtttttattttcttgctTCGTGCTTATTGCttaaacttgaattttggGAAGACCAAATCTTCGAACATTTTAAAGATAGTCAGATGgaagaatttatttaagTTATCATCAATAGTCATTGCTGTCTTTTCTATTGCATTTGGCCCCTTCATTTATTATGAAGTTATGCCTCAACTCATTGAAAGATTATTTCCATTCAACAGGGGATTAACACATGCGTACTGGGCACCTAATGTATGGGCAATTTATTCTGCAATTGACAGGTTgttgattcaaatatattacaGAATACCAATAAGTCGCCCAATCTTGTTAAAGATCTTTAAGTTCAATCCGCAATACTTATGGGATACTAAATTGGTTAATAAGACAACAAGAGGTTTAATCGGAGATGTTGAGTTTTTAATCTTGCCTACAATCACCTCGCAATTGACATTCTTCTTAACATTATTTTATCAAGTTATGGCTTTGATTCCTTTATTTTTACAGCCTACATTTAGAAGATTTATGGGATCATTAACCTTGTGTGGCTTTGCGTCTTTCTTATTCGGCTGGCATGTTCATGAAAAGGCTGTCTTGGTGGTCATTTTTCCAATGACATTTTTAGTCAGCAGAGATAGGGACTTACTAGGACCTTTCAATTTACTAGTAAGTTGTGCATATATTTCCTTGTTCCCATTAATTTTCACTTGCGATGAATGGCTCATTAAGATCACCTACATGTTATTATGGTACATTGTTTACTACTTTAGTCTTAAAAAGGTTGTTAGGTTGCCAAAAACAAATGGTGGGTATGGTAAAGTGATTTTGGACAGAGTTAATAATGGTTATATTTTGGGTTTGGTGCCGGTCATTACCATTGTTAGTCTCATAGACTTGTTCGAacataaatttgaaattttgagAAAACTACAATTCATGAAGCTATTAATTATTAGTGTCTACTGTGGCATTGGTATCATAAGTAGCTGGAATGGTTTTAGTTGGCTATACTTTGTTGATGAGTCCATCTGGACAGATGAATAG
- a CDS encoding DEHA2D17072p (similar to uniprot|P20449 Saccharomyces cerevisiae YOR046C DBP5 Cytoplasmic ATP-dependent RNA helicase of the DEAD-box family involved in mRNA export from the nucleus) — protein MSKEDTRVESDAAELLSSLSLDKKEQTEATVPKVDAKEDKSNDESKQTIKPASTEESKPADVKDATKSEEQEAESNLIKSSYEVKVKLADLQADPNSPLYSVKSFEELGLSSELLKGLYAMKFNKPSKIQEKALPLLISNPPKNMIGQSQSGTGKTAAFSLTMLSRVDESDPNTQCICLAPARELARQTLEVITTMSKFTKITSQLIVPDAMQRGQSTCAHVLVGTPGTLLDLIRRKLINTSKVKVFVLDEADNMLESQGLGDQCVRVKRTLPKATQLVLFSATFPDEVRKYAEKFVPNANSLELKQEELNVEGIKQLYMDCDSANHKFEVLSELYGLLTIGSSIIFVKTKDTANILYAKMKKEGHKCSILHAGLETSERDRLIDDFREGRSKVLITTNVLARGIDIASVSMVVNYDLPVDQKGAPDPSTYLHRIGRTGRFGRVGVSISFVHDQKSYQDLMAIRSYFGNIEMTRVPTDDWDEVEKIVKKVIKN, from the coding sequence atgtcAAAAGAAGACACGAGAGTGGAATCTGATGCAGCTGAATTGCTTTCTTCATTGTCTTTAGACAAGAAGGAACAGACTGAAGCTACCGTACCAAAAGTTGATGcaaaagaagataaatcaaatgatgaGTCCAAACAAACAATAAAACCAGCATCTACAGAAGAATCCAAACCAGCGGACGTAAAAGATGCTACAAAAAgtgaagaacaagaagcaGAGAGcaatttaatcaaatcgAGCTACGAGGTTAAGGTCAAATTAGCCGATTTACAAGCGGATCCAAATTCACCATTATATTCAGTTAAATcctttgaagaattaggaTTGAGttctgaattattaaaggGATTATATGCTATGAAATTTAACAAGCCATCAAAGATTCAAGAAAAGGCGTTaccattattaatttccAACCCTCCTAAAAATATGATCGGTCAATCCCAATCAGGTACCGGAAAGACAGCGGCGTTTTCATTAACCATGTTATCTAGGGTGGATGAAAGTGACCCAAACACTCAATGTATTTGTTTAGCGCCCGCAAGAGAATTGGCTAGACAAACACTAGAAGTCATTACCACAATGAGTAAATTCACCAAGATTACATCACAATTAATTGTTCCAGATGCGATGCAGAGAGGTCAATCTACTTGCGCTCATGTTTTAGTAGGAACGCCAGGTACATTATTAGACTTAATCAGAAGAAAGCTTATAAATACCTCTAAGGTGAAAGTGTTTGTGTTAGATGAAGCTGATAATATGTTGGAATCTCAAGGTTTAGGAGACCAATGTGTTAGGGTTAAAAGAACTCTTCCAAAGGCAACCCAATTGGTTTTATTTTCTGCTACCTTCCCAGATGAAGTTCGTAAATATGCCGAAAAATTTGTTCCAAATGCTAATTCATTAGAATTAAAGCAAGAGGAATTGAATGTTGAAGGTATTAAACAATTATACATGGATTGTGATTCCGCAAATCACAAATTCGAAGTTTTAAGCGAATTGTATGGTTTATTAACTATTGGTTCTTCcattatttttgttaaGACCAAAGATACTGCAAACATTTTATACGCtaagatgaagaaagaaggtCACAAATGTTCAATTTTACACGCTGGCTTAGAAACTAGCGAAAGAGATAGATTAATTGACGATTTCCGTGAAGGTAGATCCAAGGTTTTGATTACCACTAATGTTTTGGCAAGAGGTATTGACATTGCATCAGTTTCCATGGTTGTTAATTACGATTTACCAGTTGACCAAAAGGGTGCACCTGATCCTTCGACTTATTTGCATAGAATTGGTAGAACAGGTAGATTTGGAAGAGTTGGTGTTTCGATATCATTTGTCCATGATCAAAAATCTTACCAAGATTTAATGGCAATTAGATCATATTTCGGCAATATTGAAATGACTAGAGTTCCTACGGACGATTGGGACGAAGTTGAAAAGATTGTTAAGAAAGTCATAAAGAATTGA
- a CDS encoding DEHA2D17094p (weakly similar to uniprot|P10662 Saccharomyces cerevisiae YDR347W MRP1 Mitochondrial ribosomal protein of the small subunit) encodes MYRLISKIKPRQSFISSQLGSFRSVSYTLPTIPLLDNLKISKDEFKGLYSNNAVNELWFKRGEQLVEGLNQLLEENNINPPSDLNELITLTFNKPDLYGIYSYASLIHNLQFSLESLKPNESEAGKYSIKKSEPNDLLKTPSISQTFNNEPTDPNLREWIINSFGSIAEFRTLLLNSAKGIKGDGLVWLVAQATYSESTMRNNQFSSNANDFKYSTLSIMNTYNAGIVDDSIRSGQITKLKQQKQAKIASLRKKIQERKHITKDQEHNEESENGNEEDALAALESETSLSSDLTLGTVEEAEAATLYSDRKLLPLLAIDASLRNYLLDYGVFGKQQYLDNVWDCIDWDVVSKRAPIRFKQSFEMD; translated from the coding sequence ATGTATAGACTAATTAGCAAGATAAAGCCTAGACAGCTGTTCATTTCGTCGCAGTTAGGATCATTCAGATCTGTTTCGTATACTTTACCGACCATACCTTTGTTAGACAACTTGAAAATAAGTAAAGACGAATTCAAAGGgttatattcaaataatgcGGTTAATGAGTTATGGTTTAAGAGAGGTGAGCAACTCGTGGAAGGtttgaatcaattgttGGAAGAAAACAATATCAACCCACCATCTGATTTAAACGAATTAATTACCTTGACATTCAATAAACCAGATTTGTATGGTATTTATTCATATGCCTCATTAATACACAACTTACAATTCAGTTTGGAATCTTTAAAGCCAAATGAATCTGAAGCTGGGAAATATTCCATAAAGAAAAGCGAGCCAAATGACTTATTGAAAACTCCATCAATCAGCCAAACATTTAATAACGAACCAACTGATCCAAACTTGAGAGAATGGATCATTAACTCATTCGGATCAATTGCTGAGTTCCgtactttattattaaactCAGCTAAAGGTATCAAAGGTGACGGTTTAGTTTGGTTGGTCGCCCAAGCTACTTACTCTGAAAGTACCATGAGAAACAACCAATTTTCATCCAATGCAAATGACTTTAAATATAGCACGTTATCGATCATGAATACGTATAATGCAGGTATAGTTGATGATTCTATCAGATCAGGCCAAATAACTAAGTTGAAACAACAAAAACAAGCTAAAATTGCTTCATTGAGAAAGAAAATacaagaaagaaaacaCATCACTAAAGACCAAGAGCACAATGAAGAATCTGAAAAtggtaatgaagaagatgctTTAGCTGCTCTTGAAAGTGAAACATCATTACTGAGCGATTTGACTTTAGGAACTGTTGAGGAGGCAGAAGCAGCCACATTATACTCAGACAGAAAATTATTGCCTTTGTTAGCTATCGATGCATCGTTAAGAAACTATTTACTTGATTACGGTGTTTTCGGTAAACAACAATATTTAGATAATGTTTGGGATTGTATTGACTGGGATGTTGTCTCAAAAAGAGCCCCAATCAGGTTCAAACAATCGTTTGAAATGGATtaa